Below is a window of Molothrus aeneus isolate 106 chromosome 14, BPBGC_Maene_1.0, whole genome shotgun sequence DNA.
ACAAGCAGTGCCTGTAAAAGATGACAAGTCATGTGTCAGCTGAAACATTTCACATTAATTGGAACAAAGTTCCtatcaaatatattttgataATAGCCAATCTCTCAAGGATATTTTGCACCACACAGTGAGAACATGTTTGATGTCTTTCCTTGGAGGCAAGAAGGAGAACCAGAAGGCAAATGCATCTACAGCCAGTGAAGaaagacaaacagaaaataacaaagaaacaGCTCTGTCTGTGGAGATAAGCAATGAACCATGGACCCTACCAGCTCTGTCAGCAGTGTAGATCCTGACACAGATCTGTAGGTTCCAAAGGCTGCTATTGTTCCAGAGGGTGGTACAGACACTATGAAGGATCAGTAGGAAGTAAGAGATGAAATTGCAGCCAACGAACATCTCCAGCGAGTCAGTACCCAGAGCTGAAATCTGGCAATACTCTCTATGAATACAAGGAGTGCATGTTTTAATACAAAACTAACGCAGTGATCTTAGAGGAGTCAGTTCTCCTGGTTCATTCCTACAATGTGACTGAACATTTCCCTTGACTTTCCTCGCTTAACTTTCATGTTAGGGCTGGCCCTTTCTCAGTTACAAGATTTGGTTGGTTCCCAGCCAATGGCAGAGTCACTTCAAATACTTGAATAGTTCAAATCCCCTGAAGTTCTTAAGAATAATTTCATGTAGTAATTTGAGATGGATAGTTACAGGACTACATGTGTGTCTAAATGAGCTCCAAAATACTTCACAATTGCTGTTGGGAGACCTTATGCATTACTATGGCATTTTAGTCTTTTTAACACCCATCAACAACTTCAGAAGCCAGAGAGTCTCTCTGGGTTCGTAGCATGCTTTCCATACTGCTCAGACTTTCTCTTCACTGATCTACTGCTGGATAAAAGCAATGTTGAAAAGACATTAAAGCAACAGTCAAGATCTGTAGCTACATTAGTCATTCTGTCAGAGACCTGGAAAGAACCTCACTGAAGTTAGGCAGGAAAACAATTTGCTGAAGCATCTGCTGAAGCAGTGAGTCGCAACTCATTCAAATCTCTCTAAAGTACCTGATCAAGCAACTGCTGAAGCCCTGAAAGCAACAATTAATTCTGCAAAGAGGAGATACTAAAAAAAGCTTTGAACTCATCTCTAGTCTCTAGTATATGATAAAAACCTGACTGTCCACATATTTATTCCTTTAAAGCAGTCAGGTGGGGAAATACAGGATGAGTGGCGTTCCCCTAGCGCAGCAACAGAACAACCTGTACAAGCTGACAGTGCTCTCCTATCACTGTGTGTAACTGGCATTAGTTCCACTGAACTGAGCCATTTTGGACATGCACTGACCCAAccaaaggaattattttgtaACAGTTTTACCTGAACCTCAACCAATTGTTCCCCAGGCCCAGAAGACCAAAGCAATCAATCATCTCACAGGTCTTTTTGCCACATATAACATTGTTAAGCATTGAATTCTACAGTAGAgcctaaaaaaaaaccttaccAAATAACTGAGGCATCTGAGGCACCCAGACAGGTGCCATAAAATCCCAAGCACCTCAATTGTAAATTGACTAATATAAAACCTGCTAAATTCATCCAATCAGGATATTTACAAGATAGGGAAAAACTGTATAGGGCTTTATCCTAATCAATGTCTTGGCTTAAGGGTACAGTTTATCAGCTAACAAAGAGATAAATTTTGTaaaacctctttctttttttttttttttcccaagaggCAGGTGGAAAAAGGGAGCAAACTGTTGTTCTGTAATGCTTGTTCAAATCAGGTGTCAATTCCAAGTTCTTGACAGTTGATGAAAGAGATTCTGACAATCTGGAGATCAGAACAATTATCgctgaaggaaataaaaggttATATCAGTTGTAAATAAGGTTTTTGGTTTATACTAAATATTAACTAACTTTGTGTGTGTTGTGCTCTCTGACAGAGAGGCAAAGGAACAAGTGAAATGTACCATGCTTTAAGCACAGTTTATTGTATCGGTTAGGAAATTTATGGCAGAATCTCCAGGATTTGACCCTGGATATACCTGAAATACAGATATACTTGATATATATTTGACCCTACATATACttagatatattttatttgatcCTGGATACAGTTTAAGGCCAGTTCTGCCTTTCCAGGTGCTAGTGAGGTGGATGGACAGAGAGACTGGGGCAGGGGACTGAGGAGGGAGAGTGACACTTGTGGGAGGGGGCACTGTGACGGGATGAAAGCCCAGGGATTGCTCAACTGGGATTCTCCTCGGAGGCACCAGCTCGAGATGTTTAGGTGTTGCTGTGCCGGGAACAATGAGTGCAGTGTGTGGGGAGCCAAGTGGGGCACCCGTGATGTCCCTGGGGCCGCCATGAACAGGCTTCTGTCCCAGCAGCGACTGTTCCTGGCGCTGGGAGCGTGACTGCCAAGGGTGAGACCGGTCCGAGTGGGAAGGTTCTCGAACGCCTGcggtggcacagcagggcccgcggctgctcccttccctgagGCGGGCTGAGGGAGGCAGGGCCGCGCGCGCACCGCCAGGcggcgcccccgccccgccgagcGCGCGGAGCCCGGGGCGGCCGCGCGGCGCTTCCGGCGGCGCAGGAAGGGGCGGCGCGCGCGGCTCCGGtgagcggcgggagcggcggggccgcggtCGGGGAGctgcggcgggagcggcggtaCCGCCGGGGCCGCGGGTCGGGGAGTGTGGGGAGCTGCGGCGGCTCCGGCACCGAGCGCCGTGGAGCGGGGCAGGCGGGGACCGGGCTCCGGGAGGGCTCCCCGCCGGCCGCGTCAGCGCCCGAGCCCGTCCCGCCGCCTCTCGGTGCTGCGGGCGAGGAtacagcggggccggggccgtgcGGTCACGGCAGCGGAGAGGGGCCGGGGCACAGGGCTCGTGTCGTACCGTTACCGAGAGCTCCGACCGGGAACCTGGATGTCGCCACCGCTTACACCAGCCTTGTCCCGGTGCGGGAGATAAGGGAACTGCAGCTGGGTTTAGAGATTGAGGACTACATTAGAACCGTATGGAACCTGCACTAGTGCGCTTATTCCTGTGAGTTCTTACAGTGCGTCTCTTTTCTAGGAAAAATGATTTCTGAAAGCAGCTCCTTCATCAAGGGTGTGGTGCTTGGAGGAGTCTTCTGCATGTTGGTTACGCTCCTCGGACACATTAAGGTGGGCCATGGGACCAAAGCACATCACCACGAGCATCATCACATCCAGGCTCCCAACAAGGAAGATGTCTTAAACCTCTCAGAAGGGGAACGTGTGGAGCTTAGTAAAAACATCAATGTTTACTGTATCATCCTTGTCAAACCAAAAGATCTGGGGCACTGGGCTGCAGCAAGGGAGACCTGGAGCAAGCACTGTGACAAGGCAGAATTCTACAGCTCGGAAAAGGTCAAAGTGTTCGATTCTGTGGCCGTCAACACAAACGATATGTGGGCGATGATGCGGAAAGCTTACAAGATCACGTACGAACGCTATAAGGATCAATTCAGCTGGTTCTTCCTTGCATATCCAACAACATTTGCTATAATTGAAAATCTCAAGTATTTCTTACTGAAAAAAGACCCCTTTCAGCCTTTTTACATAGGCCACACTGTGAAATCTGGTGACCTTGAGTATGTAGATGGCGAGGGAGGGATCGTCTTAAGCATTGAGTCGCTAAGACGACTCTCCCGTGTTCTTGAAGACCCTGAcaagtgcccagagcagggaggtaTGATCTGGAAACTGGCAGAGGACAAACAGCTGGCAATCTGCCTGAAGTATGGCGGCGTGTTTGCCGAAAACGCTGAAGATTCCGAAGGGAAAGACGTCTTCAACACTAAATCCGTGGGGGCCCTCATCAAGGAGGCCATGTCCACGCACCCGCAGCAGGTGGTGGACGGCTGCTGCTCCGACATGGCCATCACCTTCAGCGGGCTGGCCCCCAACCACATGCACGTGATGATGTACGGCGTGTACCGGCTCCGGCCCTACGGCCACTCCTACAGCGACGCCCTGGTCTTCCTGCCCCCTCCAAGCTCAGACAATGACTGATGGGGCTTCAGGGAAGGCCTGGAACCATGGGGTTGGCTCTTCTCACAACACACAGTTGTACTGACACACTCTGGTACTGGTGTACAGGTTCTTTTGCACACTGAGGGTTGGTAAAGCTCTTCATTTTAAAAGTGgaaggagaatttttttctaaatctttTCTAGAGAAATGCTTCTGGCTTTTGACAGTGCTGGaatgaaaatgataaaaagaTGTTAATGTTTattataaaaggaaattaagttTATAGGGGGGGTTTGtacatgtaaatatttattaatgaaaactgaaatgaacTTTAGTCTactcttaaaaatatatttttgcaaGACTTTGATTATTTCAGTTCTTCCAGGCATTTCTAGAATGTCTTTATATCTTTCTAAGTTGTACCAATAAAACTGACTACAGATTCAGTCTCAAATACTGTAACTTTATGCTGTTTCTTTTACACTCAATACACACTCAATATCTTGAGCTTATATAGCACCTTCCACCTCATGTACAGCCTTCTAACAGCAGGAAGCAAGGTGACAAGAAATCTTGCAGCAGAGTAATATCAAGTGCCCTTTGGACCACTGTTTCTAagcagacaaaagaaaaagataaactGTATTTGAATAGGTATTAACATGGTCAGGGAATCTGTTAGCACAAGATTAACTACTCATTTAAAATTTCACTCCATCTATAAGCATGTTAGAATAAAGGGTCAGTATTATTTTTACTCCTGTTAGTGGATGCTAATAGTG
It encodes the following:
- the C1GALT1C1 gene encoding C1GALT1-specific chaperone 1 encodes the protein MISESSSFIKGVVLGGVFCMLVTLLGHIKVGHGTKAHHHEHHHIQAPNKEDVLNLSEGERVELSKNINVYCIILVKPKDLGHWAAARETWSKHCDKAEFYSSEKVKVFDSVAVNTNDMWAMMRKAYKITYERYKDQFSWFFLAYPTTFAIIENLKYFLLKKDPFQPFYIGHTVKSGDLEYVDGEGGIVLSIESLRRLSRVLEDPDKCPEQGGMIWKLAEDKQLAICLKYGGVFAENAEDSEGKDVFNTKSVGALIKEAMSTHPQQVVDGCCSDMAITFSGLAPNHMHVMMYGVYRLRPYGHSYSDALVFLPPPSSDND